ggaagttggaatcccgatgggagctggaatccagggagacagagagatgcgccctagagaaaccatccaaatttcagatggactgacaatgaacagaatcagccggcaccgcaacaaagtcagcagtttgcacctcagcccgaaagacaaggtaattggtcaggaaggaatcaagaggggcagggcaactggattaatcggaaccaaggagaccactcgagctggggaaacaggaatcagagcagtcaagggaactcttatgtacccccacaccaaaggaattttcagaacaattaccagggccaaggaaatcaatacaataactcttcaggcggtcaaggaaacgctcgtcagaatcaagcaagtgaACCGACTCTAAGTATCGGCCCAGGACCCAGTCAGCCAccgaaaccaccaaaaagtatcgaagatatggtgcacgacctcgtcagttctcagcaacatatgcaaaacaacctgcaatcgaacaatgacgtagtgcacaagcttcaagatgctcaacaggagcagaaggcagccatggatatgctggctaagcagttgtcccagatagctacttctttgcgtgatatgaggggaaatgaaggaaagattcccgcctccgtaaggccaccggacagagctaatataagtcagattaccttgagatccgggaagggatatgatgggccagtggtaagaacaaaggaggtgacagatcccagggaagacagggaagaagaggatacaattcctaggccaagacacttggagggaggaagtcccttggtcacggatgaccttaagacaggagatttagagaaacctttgcctagatcaactgaaccattcttcctcgatccagagccggagttggaagatgaggcagtgggaaaagaaactggagagttatcagctgaaagttctaccggagcagggaagcgactgaaaccctttccgagtcggggggaagccaagaaacagaaggaagaaccggtagacttcatggacatttttgggaagttggaaatcaatctgccattcttacaggccctgaagatgccagtctttggcaagttcatcaaggaatttatagctgggaaggctaggcccagtgggaaaatcctgataggcgagaacgtctccgcagtgattcagaagaggaagatgccttcaaaatgcaatgacccaggtatgttcaccttgcccatctctattggtgatgtgagaatcgagcacgctatgtgtgatttgggtgcgtcgataaatgtgttaccactttccatatacaagaaattagtgggggtaggcatggtagacacgagggttgtgattcaactggcggacaggtcatgcatctgtcctgaaggggtgcttgagaatgtgatagtcaaagtacatgacttcttgtaccctgctgatttccatgtgattaagatgagtgataatgagtctgcagagtcgggcagagtacttttagggagacccttcctacgtaccgctaagactatcattgatgtttttgatggaacaatttgccttgattataatggggagaaatacacattcagcattgatgaggcaatgaagaaacctcttgacgttgaaaatttgcacgctacagatgttattaaccctctggtccaagaataccttgagacggaattaatgcaggaacagattgagaactccgggatgagtcatgccattgatagagaaatggccagttggtgtcaagcaatgaacacaagcaagttatcagatgaggagctagctgtagcaattctaaaattctgtgcaaatccggagctagctaggtcgaggaatacaccttatgtggcgagtgtggaaggttctgttGGGTCAAGGACGGGAATGACAACGGaagtaacagagaaaaatcccttgccccaggaaaaagatgttcccaagaaagaattgaaaacacttccaccaggcctgaagtatgcttatctagaggagaacgaaactttccctgtgattatcaacagcagcttgaccgagggacaagaagagggactgctgaaggtaatccgaagaaacaagaaggctattgggtggacactctctgacctggtaggaattagtccatatttgtgcatgcatcacatccgcttggaggaaggagtaaaagcctgcagagatcctcaacgcaaattgaatcctaacatgagggaggaagtgctgaaagaAGTATTGAAATTACTCTcactaggaatcatttattccataccagacagtgaatgggtgagtccagtccatatggtacccaagaagtcaggaatacaggtggtcaagaacgacaagaatgaactggtgcccaccagactagttactgggtggaggatgtgcatcgattataggtagttaaatgaagcgaccaagaaagaccatttccctctacctttcattgaccagatgctggagaggctagcaggcaagcaatacttctgtttcctagacgggtatagtgggtattttcagatCTATGTGGATCCtaaggaccaggagaagacaactttcacgtgtcctttcggcgcgtacgcttacaggaggatgccgtttggcctgtgcaatgcgccaggcacttttcagcggtgtatgatgagtatcttctcggatcttttggaggactgcatcgagatttttatggacgacttcactgtgtacgggaattcatttgactcatgtttggctagtttggatatagtattgagaaggtgccaggaaaaacatttggttttgaacttcgagaaatgccactctATGgaccctgagggaattgtccttgggcatgtagtctcggaaagaggtatacaggtagaccaggcaaagattgaggtgatttcgaaactgccttacccgacgaatcagaaggaggtgagacgattcctagggcatgcatgtttctataggaggttcataaaagatttcgcaaaaattgcgcagccactcacccacttgttgcataacgatgttgattttatctttgatgaggaatgcaaaaaggcttttcagttgttaaaagacaggctagtatctgcgcctattattagagcgcccgactggaatctaccctttgagattatgtgtgacgcaagcgattatgccgtgggagcggtgctaggtcaaagagttgatgggaaaagctatgtgatcttttatgcttcaaaaacgctaaatcaagctcagaaaaattatgacactactgaaaaagaaatgctggcggtagtatactcatttgagaaatttcgcccgtacttgcttgggtcgagggtgatagtcttcaccgaccacgcggctataaagtacctgttggcaaagaaagaatccaagccgagattaatccgatgggtgttgcttttgcaggaattcgattgggaagtcagagacaaaaagggaacagaaaataaagtggccgatcatctgagcaggatatttcaaggggagaccaaggaagcaataccggatgcattcccagagaaacatttgtactacgtaaaaaaaattcctcgacctatcagctgggaagagattatggtgttaacaggtccaggggatgccgaaaaagggaaatgtcatcaaaacgctgagccatggttcgcagacctggcaaattacttagtcactggagaggtgcccagttcgcaagtaatttcccgagcccagaagatgaaattgaaaagcgaggccaagtactatttctgggatgacccgtatttatggcgaatgggagccgaccaagtaatccggaggtgtattccggagtgggaacagagggatgtgctgaatcattgccatgccctagcttgtggaggtcactttggacctaggaagaccgcaaggaaggtgttagatagtggtttttactggcctacattgcataatgatgcgttcgagttttgtcagaattgtgagaggtgtcaacaaactgggggaatctccagaagagatgaaatgccgcaagtcccggtgatcgtttgtgaaatttttgatgtttggggaatggacttcatgggtccattcccatcttcatacgggaatacatacatactagtggcagtggattatgtttcgaaatggatagaagccaaggcgaccacatcttgcgaagctaaggaggtatcgaagtttcttagagctaatatcttcaatcggtacggagtgcccagagctataatatctgacaatgggacgcatttccgcaaccggactattgaagctttgatgagaaagtatggcgttcaccacagactgtctacaccttatcatcctcaatctaacggccaggcggaaatatccaacagagagatAAAGGCGACACTGGAAAAGACGTTTAATCCGTCTagaaaagactggagtaagaggcttggagacgcactatgggcttaccggacggcgtacaagacgcctattgggatgtcaccatataggcttgtgttcggaaaaatgtgtcacttgcccgtgggagtagaacaccgcgcatattgggcggtcaaggagataaacatgagaTCTGAATcttgcgaggaagagaggaaattgcagctgcaggagttggaggagctaaggctggagtcatatgaatcggcaatgtggtacaaagaaaaaaccagactttggcatgacaagaacctccgagtcaaggaattgcaagttgggcagaaagttctcatattccaatcccggctcaagttgatgcctggtaagctgaagtccaaatgggtcggaccatacactgttgtgagtcttcgtgcaaatggagcagtagagatccagggaagtgctccaaactctactccatttcttgtcaatggccatagggtgaaggtatttagggataattcggagatgtgtgtagtggacgaaatgccactacgcgcactccctgatatcgcctaatcggtctgGGAAGTAAGTGTTCTTATAGaatttcctaggtctagcatccaagaagttttaacatgtcctgacctagggaatcttgagaacacttgaacataaaatgtaaatatttaatcgctttctttaaaatcaagaaaaacccaaacaaatcagaaaaaaataatcttccaaaaatattttcgaaatactagactccttaaggaatgtttttgatactgtcataccctagaccgggtagtctggcgtttcaatttttagtttaatgtttttctctaagtgtgattttgcaaaaggaagttacttgggcagggaattgagaagtaaaattttggagggagttggcaccggttcggatttcaaaagacacctttatgggaggcgtacagtcgctggcgtcatgcctgcaacccaCCTGCAGAAACAGTCCTCGCCCATACTTATCGGATAATACcgtgttcttttatttttacatacttactctctctctacatcccaaattctctctaggttttcttttctaaccctaatcgaaGAAGTTCCGCCCAAGTCTTTGTCAAAAAATTTTTGCAGAATtctccatggataacaagcaaagtgcagggaacacctcaggatccgtcgattcaagtgcggcggcgtttatggcagaCATGCTACAGAAATTTGGTaccagaaaaggcgatggagacgtttgccatgttcgcggctGTAATGGGGAAATTCGTACCAACcgcctcaacatcctccgcaccaCCACTAGAGACCGTTCAAGAAACCACCGCTGAGCCGGAGGCCGTCGCAGAACCCACTACCGCCGTTTCAGAACCAACCGCTGCAGAAACTCGCGAAGACGAagcagatctggccgcggggttggagttgttggccgtGAGTGCACCCAGGTTAGGATCTgccactgagggggaaacccctgttttagaGGATAGAGTGGTTGGTGTTTCTGAGGAGGAAACCCCTGTTACTGATAGCCGTGTTGAGAGGGAAACCCTtgttttggaggagtttgttgagggggaaacccctgttgatgGAGATAAAATTCCAGAGGGCAACGAAGCCCTAGATGCTGAAAGAaatgtggagggggaaaccccagaagtggttgggggcgacgaagccctaattactgaggaagatgtcagagagggggaaacccctgagaaGTTTGCGGGTACAGAAACCCACGTTGGAGAAGGTTCGGAGGGGATAGAGACCGCTGTTTATTTTgcaggggcaaccccattgttgaatGAGGAAGGAGAAGCCCTCGGTGCTGAGAATGTCAAAGAACCCGTCGATGTCGGGTTGGAGTTGATagtggatctgactgatgtccacgaagggaccgattcaccggttaacgcaagggaagcgcggagacaggctcgtcggagcctgcttgatgagatagatgaaaCCGTCCGGCAGACGGAGGAAGAAATGCTGGGTCCAGAGGCCACAGCACCTGAACCGGCAGAATCATCCAGACCGAGCAGAGGGGAGAGTGATGCAGTGGAACGCCGCCACGCGgccgagaagaaaaggaaggggaaacaaattgcttctTCCAAGACCAACAAGGCGAAAGGGAAATCCACTGAATCCCCACTTCCTCGACCTGCCAAGGTATCATACGCTGCAGAGCCCGAGGATTCTGCTGGGTCTAGTGAGtctgaagaagaacaagaagagcatctcaactttgagccaactgAGATCTGGATTACAAGCAAGCTCCTGGACGAGATGAGAAAGTTTGACGACCCGAAACGCGCAACCATCCACAAGGAGAAGAGTGCCCAGGGCAAGTACGCTAAGTCTGGAAAAATGtacagctcatcggagctcaagcagatcgcttgcaatgatgaattccgaacttatatcgacgcaatcggctttgattggttgctcaagcacagcacCGCCGAAGTTCCAATCGACCTGGCAAGGGAATTCTtctccaccttccgatttaagtccaccacCGATCTGGATGCTGACTCCATCAAATTTcggctcttcaatgaagagcatgtgatgagcacccgtgaatggactctacggatgggaCTGCTTACGCGCACAGAGGATAATGAGGGTTTGTGGAGCGAGAGAATGATTGGTCCGCCGAAGCTGACGTCGGGATTCAAGACACAGAACGCATGGGAGTTTGAGGCTCACCCTAGGGTAGGTCAGTTCAAAACCAGCTGGTCGAAGGCCCACCATATTGAGAacagggtcctgcgattcgcccagaccttcattagctacaacctgatgggcacagctaacaacgctctgacgacccccgacttgtactttacttggtgcatggccaagggagtacgtgttcacttgggctattggttagcccaagcctgccatcaagtgacagccaacccttcccgacatctttacacatgccaccttctcGGGGCTTACCTGCAACGCAACGTTATTATGAAAATCCACAAGTCCTGcagagaagtgaagatgtgtctacccctgGAGGTGTTCAACGTGGACTATTTTTTCAATAAGGGGCTGCTCATTACACAGGGAAGGGACGTGTGCTTTTATGAGGTTGGTCAGTCGGAGGCGCAGACGAAGCAGGAGCCTGAGATGGTGGAGGCGAAGGATACTGCTGACAAGGAAGCcggagccaggatagaagtagaagAAGTAAGGAAAGAGGTTGGATAGATGAGGTCAGAgatgaaaatggttttggaggggATTGTGGCCCTATGGGGTAAAGGAAGGGACCGTGCTGAGGATGCAGAAGTCAGAAAGTTAGTTGAGGAAGTGAGAAGCGACGTAGAGAATGTGAGGACGGAGGTAATCGGTGTACGAAAAGAAGTGACGGAGATACGGAGGGAAATGGGGAGAAGTAGAGAGGAGGTGGTAGCCCTGAAGGGGCGTATCACCGACTTAGTGGCAGAATCGTCAAGGCGTTCCGACAGGATGGCGGAGGCCGTCGctctgatgatgaagatgacgaagtgGCTTCAAGCGAAGTTCCCCGATACACCGATGGGACTTCCTGAACCTAGCTGCGGTTCCAAGACACCGGGTCAAGGGAGtctagctgtgcagaagccgccacaagcccaAAGGCCTCAGACCACCCCGTCTTCCTCCAGGCCGGTACTTTTGAGGAAAACCGTACCCCGACCCACAGAAGATCAGAAGGAGATGCCGGAGTCAcaggcaagaaagaaagctaaagtgaccccacagacagtgccacccaagtctggctcccgcgggggccagaacCCGAAGTGAATTTCCCCCagaaccaagtaacttttacttttctgtcttttacttttcgttttttCGTTCgcttgtgtttttatgtgccagcatgcatcgttctgtatatatgtgttatacctttctacacttagcccaatttttggtctaagtgtgagaaggggttgcttgttttggttttgtatgttgcgCTTTCTCTCACTTAACCCGatgtttggtctaagtgtgagaagttttgttttgtttttgtgcttTGTTTGCGTTTGTGTCTGTtgtctgctgttcttacttccttttccccccttcactaggatagcttggggacaagcttgagtgaagtgggagggggggggagtaagtatggtgtttgtgttctttctgttttaagagtctttaggatgtgtgtttcgcatgagctagtgagataataagCCCTAGATAACCCaactgtgcagccctactataagagcgagttataagcctaaacacttttttgtgctaacatgtaaattgggatgccacttgatgcttagggagtagagtatgaagaaaaatggggttttggaggtataagctggacgaagtccaggaaatggaggtataagctggacgaagtacAGGagatggaggtataagctggacgaagtccagggggagaAAGAAATTgaaaggaatgagtgatcgagcgaacctaacagctggggtgtcaataggctatcttgacgaactgacggaccgttttggtagaagagggaagggggaagatttgaagactgtagacgttcggattgaacttaagcttgtggggacggttgcctaaaagtcgaacctagttcatgcttgtttgtgttttgattatttgtgttattttcttttataagtctgtttttttttattttgccatttgtctaggtccaggagtctgtttttgtttttgtttgtagagtcgttcttggggaccgtgcattgaaattcgccttatttctttctcttgtctttcacacttgaggacaagcatggtttaagtgtgagcagtttgataaggctaatttcagtcatcggtctaggggttttatttcgtgaaattactgggtctaacgcatgttttaagccaggtatgtGAAGgatttcgctagatccaggaaaagaagagggcgcttgcatagtcctaggGAACTGGTGAAAGAgcggacattatgaaagaaattgcttgacggaggaagcctcggagttgaaaggtagaatagggatttctacgaagactctagaaggctatgtccgcatctataaaaggaagaagcatgcaagctggagggaccctctcggtggaggcctcacgaacagcctgttgctAAGTTCCcttttcacatacttggttctaattcgcgctggggttcatatttagctttccgatagtgttgtgggtggtaacaccgtccttctctggggcaaagaaacaatttatttctgttttcttttcgtttctgctgaattcgccgagcttcgctgttcgaagctcggtcctcttttgtttctggatatttctctaccTTTatgaaagtttcgttttcgcttacgtAGATCGTGATGACTTTTgatgattgattgtgtttacttgaattttggagttggattgttggagttggttgttttcgtggttattttctggattaCTGCAGGTTAACggtgagatctggaagaatggattttgtttgtggatgaatcggggtttttgttttgctgatgttgtggagttgtttgtgattgtggAATCTGGAGTTGATcggcagatctgtgagaatcggagttatggagttgattttgttggttgttgagttcagatggcttggatccggagtggattgagcgtCTGAAGtaattctgagcaggagtgttttaattttatgcctagcttacgtgttttcaattcattttgcctagtttacgtagatctgatgtatttccgattcatagcaagtttccggagtcctaatctttatattctgtttgaatttaggagtgtgctctgttttcttcatctgcgagtttaaTTTAGTGGCGAAGGTGCATGTCGTAGTTAGCTGGAGcatgggttggttatctgcagctttttaccgtacttgctatttttgGAAAGATGGTCCCCTCTGTTAgttgcttactgtttagctagattaggtagtcgtttactcaGTCTAGGGGGTAATTGTGTCTGTCGGTATTGATGTTTGactccagtaagttttctgtgt
This sequence is a window from Salvia splendens isolate huo1 chromosome 5, SspV2, whole genome shotgun sequence. Protein-coding genes within it:
- the LOC121804085 gene encoding uncharacterized protein LOC121804085, with amino-acid sequence METFAMFAAVMGKFVPTASTSSAPPLETVQETTAEPEAVAEPTTAVSEPTAAETREDEADLAAGLELLAVSAPRLGSATEGETPVLEDRVVGVSEEETPVTDSRVERETLVLEEFVEGETPVDGDKIPEGNEALDAERNVEGETPETEEEMLGPEATAPEPAESSRPSRGESDAVERRHAAEKKRKGKQIASSKTNKAKGKSTESPLPRPAKVSYAAEPEDSAGSSESEEEQEEHLNFEPTEIWITSKLLDEMRKFDDPKRATIHKEKSAQGNTAEVPIDLAREFFSTFRFKSTTDLDADSIKFRLFNEEHGRDVCFYEVGQSEAQTKQEPEMVEAKDTADKEAGARIEVEEVRKEVG